A stretch of Vibrio sp. B1FLJ16 DNA encodes these proteins:
- the uraH gene encoding hydroxyisourate hydrolase, whose translation MKQLSCHVLDTANGKPAAGIQVQLFSLSDQTCLAEAITDQDGRARFPEVILEKQGYTLRFLVAPYCDAQFGSAFFPLIDVNFNVYDEGNYHIPLLLSPFSYSSYRGS comes from the coding sequence ATGAAACAACTCAGTTGCCACGTTTTAGATACGGCGAACGGCAAGCCTGCAGCCGGTATTCAGGTGCAGTTATTTAGCCTCAGCGATCAAACCTGTCTTGCTGAGGCGATTACCGATCAAGACGGGCGCGCCAGATTTCCGGAAGTCATTTTGGAAAAGCAAGGTTATACGCTGCGTTTTCTTGTCGCCCCATATTGTGACGCACAATTTGGCAGTGCTTTCTTTCCTCTTATAGACGTGAATTTCAACGTGTATGACGAGGGTAACTACCACATTCCTCTGCTGTTATCTCCGTTCTCTTATTCAAGCTACCGGGGAAGTTAA
- a CDS encoding 2-oxo-4-hydroxy-4-carboxy-5-ureidoimidazoline decarboxylase produces the protein MGAVNQALSLNDEQLERICTSQRWQQEMNIRMPFDSADSLLRSAEIAFTKLKENDWLEAFSGHPMIGDLNSLKKKYSQGKDLSEKEQQSVKQATNDVLHELLTLNREYLDKFGFIFIVCATNKSAEEMLSLLKARINRSRDEELEQAAIEQQKISKIRMEAFL, from the coding sequence ATGGGGGCAGTAAACCAAGCTTTAAGTCTGAATGATGAGCAGCTCGAAAGAATTTGTACCAGTCAGCGTTGGCAGCAGGAAATGAACATCCGTATGCCGTTTGACTCAGCAGACTCTTTACTTCGCAGCGCCGAGATTGCTTTTACTAAATTAAAAGAAAACGATTGGCTCGAAGCGTTTTCGGGTCACCCGATGATTGGCGATCTTAATAGCCTGAAAAAGAAATATTCACAGGGCAAAGATCTGAGTGAAAAAGAGCAGCAGAGTGTTAAGCAAGCGACAAACGATGTGTTGCATGAGCTGCTTACACTCAACCGCGAGTACCTCGACAAATTTGGATTCATTTTTATCGTATGTGCGACCAACAAGAGTGCCGAAGAAATGCTCAGCTTACTTAAGGCCCGCATAAATCGCTCTCGTGATGAAGAGTTAGAGCAAGCAGCAATAGAACAGCAAAAAATCAGCAAAATCAGAATGGAAGCTTTTTTATGA
- the xdhC gene encoding xanthine dehydrogenase accessory protein XdhC produces the protein MSSKNDTYLSNPGMNWLDACQQLEQQGQAYCIATVLAYVGSVPRSSGAKMVISAQSQFDTLGGGNLEYQVIAKARESLSQQLSEPLIERFALSADLGQCCGGAVQVMFEFFQTQTPQVAIFGAGHVCQAITSILSELPCRVKVIDSRPEWLEPLSQKGIETELYADPTDAIETLRDKTFVLIMTQDHALDFEITKRALESQRFAYVGLIGSQGKSQRFRFRLKEQLTDINLLGQLTCPIGHPDVTGKLPMEVAVSVSAQLMNLFQSNKPSALADEKHHNEEQWRQANDARRNIKESH, from the coding sequence ATGTCGTCGAAGAATGATACTTACTTGTCTAACCCTGGAATGAACTGGTTAGACGCCTGCCAGCAGCTTGAGCAGCAAGGTCAGGCGTACTGTATCGCAACCGTTCTGGCTTATGTCGGTTCAGTGCCACGCTCCAGCGGTGCAAAGATGGTGATTTCTGCTCAAAGCCAGTTTGATACGCTTGGTGGCGGTAATCTGGAATATCAGGTAATCGCAAAAGCACGTGAAAGCCTCTCACAGCAGCTTAGTGAGCCATTAATCGAGCGTTTTGCATTATCTGCCGATCTCGGGCAGTGCTGCGGTGGAGCAGTACAGGTTATGTTCGAGTTCTTTCAGACACAAACGCCACAAGTGGCGATCTTCGGTGCAGGTCATGTATGCCAAGCGATCACCAGTATTCTCAGTGAATTACCTTGCCGTGTAAAAGTTATCGACAGCCGACCCGAATGGCTAGAGCCATTATCGCAAAAAGGGATAGAGACTGAACTGTATGCTGACCCGACTGATGCGATTGAAACTCTGCGAGACAAAACGTTTGTCTTGATCATGACGCAAGATCACGCTCTGGATTTTGAGATCACTAAGCGAGCACTCGAAAGCCAGCGCTTCGCTTATGTTGGCTTAATTGGCTCGCAAGGTAAAAGCCAGCGTTTCAGATTCCGTCTTAAAGAACAACTGACTGACATTAACTTGCTCGGCCAACTCACCTGCCCTATCGGACATCCTGATGTCACCGGCAAGTTACCGATGGAAGTTGCAGTCTCTGTCTCTGCTCAACTGATGAACCTGTTTCAAAGCAATAAACCGTCAGCGCTTGCAGATGAAAAGCATCACAACGAAGAACAGTGGCGACAAGCCAATGATGCTCGTAGAAATATCAAGGAGAGTCATTAA
- the xdhB gene encoding xanthine dehydrogenase molybdopterin binding subunit, producing the protein MRKLTQVESGQTILPESQQIVGKSYKHESADKQVSGEALFVDDYATPAGCLHAAVVTSTIAKGSITQLDLSTVEGAEGVVKVLTESSIPGEKDIGTILKGDPLLALNHEIKYFGQPIALILATTHDLAWKAATEAKVEYEEADDLTLTYPKAVAQDPLLPPHQMGKKNEQPVFDEAPVYIHGDIHVGGQEHFYLEGQVSLAELTEDGGIFVRSSTQNPSEVQKLVAEVLDIDFNRVTVDMRRMGGGFGGKESQAAQWACLASLGAHHTKRAVKIRLPRSIDMTATGKRHPFYNRYQIAADEQGLIIAANVEVNGLCGHSPDLSDAIVDRAMFHADNAYSLGQACVIGNRLKTDMVSHTAFRGFGGPQGMLAIEKAMQDLALHVGQDSLDVRYKNLYRDGATTTPYGMEVEQHGAMLDIMRQLEKQADYRARREAVNKWNQNNPVLKKGLALTPLKFGIAFTATHLNQAGALIHVYTDGTLQVSHGGTEMGQGLHTKIQQIVAQSFGIDMEKVLVTSTRTDKVPNTSPTAASSGADLNGMAAHNAAIEIKQRLLDFASDHYQVEQVDIVNGELTGIESSPKYQQPVSWAELIQLAYLNRISLSASGFYQTPKIGYDRSTATGRPFFYFALGASCSEVTIDTLTGEMRVDNVDILHDVGNSLNPAIDKGQIEGAFIQGMGWLTTEELVWGENGHLLSNSPMNYKIPTIGDYPKQMHVALYDQANPEYSIYRSKAVGEPPFMHANSVWCAIYDAVASISQHQYRPTLNAPATGEEILNACEHQQQWLAEQSVQEESYVVEE; encoded by the coding sequence ATGCGTAAGTTAACTCAGGTTGAATCCGGACAAACCATACTCCCGGAATCCCAGCAAATCGTGGGAAAATCTTATAAGCACGAGAGCGCCGACAAACAAGTCAGTGGTGAAGCCCTTTTTGTCGACGACTACGCAACTCCGGCAGGTTGCTTACATGCTGCTGTTGTCACCAGTACGATAGCGAAAGGAAGCATTACCCAGCTTGATTTATCAACGGTTGAGGGCGCAGAAGGCGTCGTTAAAGTACTGACTGAGTCATCCATTCCCGGCGAAAAAGATATCGGTACGATCCTTAAAGGCGATCCCCTGCTGGCATTGAACCACGAGATAAAGTACTTCGGACAACCTATTGCTCTGATTCTGGCAACAACACACGACCTTGCCTGGAAAGCAGCAACGGAGGCTAAAGTAGAGTACGAGGAAGCGGATGATCTCACTCTGACCTACCCAAAAGCCGTGGCACAAGATCCGCTGCTGCCTCCTCATCAGATGGGCAAAAAAAATGAGCAGCCCGTCTTCGACGAAGCTCCAGTTTATATTCACGGTGATATACATGTCGGCGGTCAGGAGCACTTCTATCTAGAAGGTCAGGTAAGCCTTGCCGAATTAACCGAAGATGGCGGTATCTTCGTACGCTCTTCAACCCAAAACCCTTCTGAAGTGCAGAAACTGGTGGCAGAGGTATTAGATATAGATTTCAACCGCGTCACAGTTGACATGCGCCGTATGGGCGGCGGTTTTGGCGGTAAAGAGAGTCAGGCCGCACAATGGGCATGTCTGGCTTCACTTGGTGCTCATCATACGAAACGCGCGGTAAAAATAAGGCTCCCTCGCTCAATAGATATGACAGCCACTGGCAAGCGTCACCCCTTCTACAACCGCTATCAGATTGCAGCAGATGAGCAAGGTCTAATTATAGCTGCGAATGTTGAAGTAAACGGATTATGTGGTCACTCCCCTGATCTGTCAGATGCCATTGTCGATCGTGCGATGTTCCATGCGGATAACGCTTACTCGCTGGGGCAAGCCTGTGTGATCGGGAACAGACTTAAAACCGATATGGTTTCCCACACCGCATTCCGTGGATTCGGGGGTCCGCAAGGCATGCTGGCGATTGAAAAAGCGATGCAGGATTTAGCACTTCACGTCGGTCAAGATTCACTCGATGTTCGTTACAAAAACCTCTACCGCGATGGCGCAACCACCACGCCTTACGGTATGGAAGTCGAACAACATGGCGCCATGCTCGACATCATGCGCCAGCTAGAAAAACAAGCTGACTACCGCGCTCGCCGCGAAGCCGTCAATAAGTGGAACCAAAATAACCCTGTGCTTAAAAAAGGCTTAGCGCTGACACCGCTTAAATTTGGTATCGCATTTACTGCAACACACCTTAACCAGGCAGGCGCTCTGATTCACGTCTACACCGATGGCACACTTCAGGTGTCACATGGTGGTACAGAGATGGGACAAGGTCTGCACACCAAGATTCAGCAAATTGTCGCTCAATCGTTCGGTATTGATATGGAAAAGGTACTTGTCACCTCAACCCGTACCGATAAAGTGCCAAACACCTCACCGACTGCTGCTTCTTCTGGAGCCGACCTGAACGGTATGGCGGCGCATAATGCCGCAATCGAAATCAAACAACGCTTGCTTGATTTCGCTAGTGACCATTACCAAGTGGAGCAGGTTGATATCGTCAACGGCGAATTGACTGGTATTGAATCCTCTCCGAAATACCAACAGCCAGTAAGCTGGGCGGAACTGATTCAGCTAGCGTATCTGAACCGGATTTCCCTCTCTGCCAGCGGATTCTATCAGACGCCGAAAATTGGCTACGACAGAAGTACTGCGACGGGGCGTCCGTTCTTCTATTTCGCACTCGGAGCCTCCTGCTCAGAAGTCACAATAGACACCCTGACCGGCGAAATGCGCGTCGATAACGTCGACATCCTTCATGATGTCGGTAACAGCCTCAATCCGGCGATAGATAAAGGGCAAATTGAAGGAGCTTTCATCCAGGGCATGGGGTGGTTAACAACCGAAGAACTGGTTTGGGGTGAAAATGGTCATCTGCTTAGTAACAGCCCGATGAACTACAAAATCCCGACCATTGGTGATTACCCGAAACAGATGCACGTAGCCCTGTACGACCAGGCAAATCCGGAATACAGCATTTACCGTTCGAAAGCCGTGGGAGAACCGCCATTTATGCATGCCAACAGTGTGTGGTGTGCGATTTACGATGCCGTGGCCTCTATCAGCCAGCATCAATACAGACCAACTCTAAACGCACCAGCAACAGGCGAAGAAATCCTCAATGCCTGTGAGCACCAGCAGCAGTGGCTCGCAGAGCAATCAGTGCAGGAGGAATCCTATGTCGTCGAAGAATGA
- the xdhA gene encoding xanthine dehydrogenase small subunit yields MLELMINNDVVQVTSAKADTMLLNYLREQKQMTGSKEGCASGDCGACTVVMVDIDDRQKLNYQQINACITPIHALHGKQIITVEHLKQNNQLHPVQQTVVDHHGSQCGFCTPGIVMSLYALSKQEQAPQDPTNFLSGNLCRCTGYGPLIEAANTIAASEVEDPLSAYEPEVKTWMASVSTTDEPDYARPQNRQQLAQALKDMPQAKLIAGGTDLSLEVTQQHKPLAQLIDLSHVDDLLTISETSAGWRIGAAVPMTQVHKFVKQYFPTADEVIERLGSLTIRHRATLGGSLGHASPIGDIAPLLISLHGLIELDDGKERVLLAPEEYITGYRQTALQPNQWISAIHLPQLASNERHAIYKVSKRYEDDIATVTLGLNMAFDSNQLVTNCIISAGGVAAKSIRLAELEALFIGKPLSLSVVQQAQEMVPQLIQPLSDVRGTNIYRVKLVQNLLKRFYLESQSIETRLVQDA; encoded by the coding sequence ATGTTAGAGCTCATGATTAACAATGATGTCGTTCAAGTGACATCAGCAAAAGCAGACACGATGCTTTTGAATTACTTGCGTGAACAAAAACAGATGACTGGCTCTAAAGAAGGGTGTGCCAGTGGGGACTGTGGCGCTTGTACTGTGGTAATGGTTGATATTGATGATCGACAAAAACTGAACTACCAACAAATTAACGCCTGCATCACACCAATTCACGCTCTGCACGGTAAACAGATCATTACCGTCGAGCACCTCAAACAAAATAATCAGCTTCACCCTGTACAACAGACTGTGGTTGATCATCACGGCTCGCAATGTGGATTTTGTACACCGGGTATTGTTATGTCGCTCTACGCTCTTTCTAAACAAGAGCAAGCACCACAAGATCCAACCAACTTTTTGTCTGGTAATTTGTGTCGCTGCACAGGTTACGGCCCCCTGATTGAAGCCGCCAACACCATTGCGGCAAGTGAAGTTGAAGATCCGCTCAGTGCCTATGAGCCTGAAGTAAAAACATGGATGGCCTCGGTAAGCACAACAGACGAACCAGACTATGCTCGTCCACAAAATCGTCAGCAACTTGCGCAGGCACTCAAAGATATGCCACAAGCAAAACTGATTGCGGGCGGTACCGATTTATCGCTAGAGGTAACCCAACAACATAAACCTCTGGCGCAGCTTATCGATTTGTCTCATGTCGATGATTTGCTGACCATCAGCGAAACGTCTGCTGGTTGGCGCATTGGTGCAGCAGTACCGATGACACAGGTTCACAAATTCGTTAAACAGTATTTTCCAACGGCTGATGAAGTGATTGAGCGCTTAGGAAGCCTGACTATCCGTCACAGAGCAACGCTTGGTGGCAGTTTGGGTCATGCCTCTCCCATTGGCGACATTGCTCCTCTGCTTATTAGCCTACATGGCCTGATTGAGCTAGACGATGGGAAGGAAAGAGTACTCCTGGCTCCGGAAGAGTACATCACAGGCTACCGCCAGACCGCACTCCAACCAAATCAATGGATAAGCGCGATTCACTTACCTCAACTGGCGAGTAACGAACGTCACGCCATTTATAAAGTCAGTAAACGCTACGAAGATGACATCGCGACGGTCACATTAGGTCTCAACATGGCATTCGACAGTAATCAACTTGTGACGAACTGCATTATCTCCGCTGGCGGTGTTGCCGCGAAGTCCATACGCCTTGCGGAGCTGGAAGCCCTCTTCATAGGCAAGCCATTGTCGCTCTCTGTCGTACAGCAAGCACAGGAAATGGTACCTCAGTTAATCCAACCGTTGAGCGATGTCCGAGGTACCAATATCTACCGAGTCAAGCTGGTTCAGAACCTGCTTAAACGTTTTTATCTGGAGTCTCAGAGCATTGAGACAAGGTTGGTGCAAGATGCGTAA
- a CDS encoding TetR/AcrR family transcriptional regulator yields MTVEAGQKKRTNAGGIRRRNEELILQAAADEFVKHGYKGTSVQAIADRVNLPKANLLYYFKSKTGIYKALLKDILTLWNDGFSEQAATLPPEVVLRNYIIGKMQYSRTHPKESKIFAQEIIQGAPIIADSVQFPMVNWAAGKATIIQTWIEQGLIRPVEPLHLLFLIWGATQFYADFDTEIELIIGEPLSEQEFESAQEFIVDMVLRGLKVAV; encoded by the coding sequence TTGACTGTTGAAGCTGGGCAAAAGAAACGAACAAATGCTGGTGGGATCAGACGACGCAATGAAGAGTTAATATTACAGGCAGCTGCAGATGAATTCGTCAAGCATGGCTATAAAGGCACGTCTGTTCAGGCAATTGCAGATCGAGTGAATTTACCCAAAGCGAATCTACTTTATTACTTCAAGTCGAAAACTGGTATCTATAAAGCGCTATTGAAAGACATACTCACGTTATGGAACGATGGTTTTTCAGAGCAAGCTGCAACGTTGCCTCCTGAAGTTGTGCTGCGAAATTACATCATCGGTAAGATGCAATACAGTCGTACTCATCCCAAAGAATCTAAGATTTTCGCACAAGAGATCATCCAGGGTGCACCAATAATTGCTGATTCTGTCCAGTTCCCGATGGTTAACTGGGCTGCAGGCAAAGCAACTATCATTCAAACTTGGATAGAGCAGGGGCTGATTCGCCCCGTCGAGCCTTTACACTTGCTATTTCTGATCTGGGGAGCTACCCAGTTTTATGCTGACTTTGATACTGAAATCGAGTTAATCATAGGTGAGCCTTTGTCGGAACAAGAGTTCGAAAGCGCTCAGGAATTCATCGTTGATATGGTTTTACGAGGCTTGAAAGTGGCGGTTTAG
- a CDS encoding EAL domain-containing protein → MSMAANNTNYLNKITKIMYAFVGIVVVSLLINLLYISNKVIKPSNEIIKNEYIEIQKEEIYKEVEFVLKALEILKVDYNITSSYIPDRVKDKAISIINEYNKNNDNFIFALDEGWNLIIHPDSSVLNYYNENYGHIIYEIKNAIDSGNNWVSYDNSPKGEFGHDKNLKYSYVIYLPEWEMTIGSGYLYGRINSNADKFIHKVNILVNDNKLNILFINLFLIFITVLFSVVSSLGIRQEIDEYNEDILQGNEKIHRMLSILDSHTNRDPITNIPNKKSAVNFLDTVKEISKNFNYYVHIFEIDGFNHKNLISGCNSRESILKEFSISLKEIKLDNQKLFHIEYDRFVLLTENIKGGTEETQSIIDKLDESLSNVLLCGNVSKISFVSANVKFDNKNENFDSILEKGEYALRYAKSNKLNYLHYSDEIEEIRDREVGLSFELMSAIQKGELYVHYQPQFCSNSNQVIGLEALVRWNNKNYGEVSPAEFIPLAENKGQIHDIGNFVIRSALIDMKKIGGLAMTINILPVELLSPNFESFIKSTVKDLKVDTSKLIFDITKQILVNDINKASKVMHNLKDLGIRFSISSVGIGQSSFKYLCELPIDEIKIPLEIVKKIDSHNKYQSFIKSAIYFANLTGVRIVLEGVETESQHKHIAGLTNAYVQGFNLSKAKPLDEIVKNIK, encoded by the coding sequence ATGAGTATGGCGGCCAATAACACCAATTACTTGAACAAAATAACAAAAATCATGTATGCCTTTGTTGGTATAGTCGTTGTCTCGTTATTAATTAATTTGCTTTACATTTCTAATAAGGTAATAAAGCCATCTAATGAAATAATAAAAAATGAATATATAGAAATTCAAAAAGAAGAAATATATAAAGAAGTGGAATTTGTTCTAAAAGCATTAGAAATATTAAAGGTAGATTATAATATTACAAGTTCATATATACCTGACAGAGTAAAGGATAAAGCTATATCAATTATAAATGAATATAATAAGAATAACGATAATTTTATATTTGCTTTGGATGAAGGATGGAATCTTATAATCCATCCGGACTCCAGCGTACTCAATTATTATAATGAAAACTATGGGCATATTATCTACGAGATAAAAAATGCGATAGATTCGGGTAATAATTGGGTAAGTTATGACAATAGCCCCAAAGGTGAGTTCGGTCATGATAAAAATTTGAAATATAGTTATGTTATCTATTTGCCTGAATGGGAAATGACGATTGGAAGTGGGTATTTATATGGTAGAATAAATAGTAACGCCGATAAGTTTATTCATAAAGTAAATATACTTGTTAATGATAATAAATTAAACATACTATTCATAAATCTGTTTCTTATTTTTATTACTGTTTTATTTTCTGTAGTTTCAAGCTTAGGGATAAGGCAAGAGATTGATGAGTATAATGAAGATATTTTACAGGGGAATGAGAAAATTCACAGAATGCTTTCTATTCTTGATAGTCATACAAATAGAGATCCTATTACTAATATCCCTAATAAAAAGTCCGCCGTTAATTTTTTAGATACAGTTAAGGAAATATCAAAAAACTTTAACTACTATGTTCATATTTTTGAAATAGATGGTTTTAACCATAAAAATTTGATATCAGGATGTAATTCTAGAGAGTCTATCTTAAAAGAATTCTCGATATCTTTAAAAGAAATAAAGCTGGATAATCAAAAGCTCTTCCATATTGAGTATGACAGGTTCGTTTTACTAACAGAAAATATTAAAGGTGGTACAGAAGAAACGCAGAGTATTATCGATAAATTAGATGAGAGCTTAAGTAATGTTTTACTTTGTGGAAACGTGAGTAAAATATCATTTGTTAGTGCGAACGTTAAGTTTGATAATAAGAATGAAAATTTCGACAGTATACTAGAGAAGGGAGAGTATGCTCTACGATATGCAAAATCTAATAAGTTAAATTATCTACACTACTCTGATGAAATTGAAGAAATTCGCGATAGAGAGGTTGGGTTATCCTTTGAGTTGATGTCAGCAATTCAAAAAGGTGAGTTATATGTGCATTATCAACCTCAGTTTTGTTCTAATAGTAATCAAGTTATAGGATTAGAAGCTCTCGTTAGGTGGAATAATAAAAACTACGGAGAAGTATCACCCGCAGAGTTTATCCCTTTAGCTGAAAATAAAGGTCAAATACATGATATTGGTAATTTTGTAATACGTAGTGCTTTAATTGATATGAAAAAAATTGGTGGCTTGGCAATGACTATCAATATATTGCCTGTTGAGTTGTTGTCCCCTAATTTTGAGAGCTTTATAAAATCAACGGTAAAAGACCTTAAGGTCGATACTAGTAAGTTGATTTTTGATATTACAAAACAGATTCTTGTAAATGATATAAATAAAGCATCAAAGGTGATGCATAACCTTAAAGATTTAGGCATTCGTTTTTCTATCAGTTCGGTTGGTATAGGACAATCATCTTTCAAGTACCTATGCGAACTCCCGATAGATGAAATAAAAATACCTTTAGAAATAGTTAAGAAAATTGACAGTCACAATAAATATCAGTCCTTCATTAAATCAGCTATTTATTTTGCTAACTTAACAGGGGTAAGAATTGTTCTCGAAGGTGTTGAAACGGAAAGTCAACATAAACATATTGCGGGTTTAACTAATGCTTATGTTCAAGGCTTTAATTTATCTAAAGCAAAGCCTTTAGATGAAATAGTTAAAAATATAAAATGA
- a CDS encoding GGDEF domain-containing protein: protein MSNQSINKMVIVGNSIIAVTLILLFIMQHASIVLEQNDLDARLQARELTKATLAIQKMSDDITNMTRSYVFTGDKKYKDILFSIYNFISPENSWPVNYHFYLSQMEANLNYKVKSSDIFDIVKHFEDLGVNEYELNLLVESKDIRRDLYTFEMDVIAIYDSGSIEHAKSMVNSNFYLIGKRELSKKLSRLNSIINYRIELQSESKKYTQNILSISSCMLLLVLMTFFIAFFNKTKKLISFNINSIELWSDKISKGQYNLALNTKVLKEFVPLTNSIKSLSKNTATLVHKLQDIAERDELTGMPNRRAAIDFLKQKQKEVARYYSLCSIILIDIDYFKRINDTYGHPVGDEILINVGRLISKYSRDSDCAARLGGEEFMVIAPQTDLNSAYILANKLKTKIESYIHHCGQHQIKVTISSGVSILVAAGSVEQTYKQADDALYLAKKLGRNNVQVYSSSSDSDSVVSATNEGIKARE, encoded by the coding sequence ATGTCAAACCAAAGCATTAATAAAATGGTCATTGTTGGTAACAGTATCATTGCAGTTACCTTGATATTGTTGTTCATTATGCAGCATGCATCTATTGTTCTAGAGCAAAATGACTTGGACGCACGTTTGCAAGCTAGGGAATTAACCAAGGCCACATTAGCTATACAAAAAATGTCTGATGACATTACAAATATGACCCGCTCGTATGTGTTTACTGGTGATAAAAAATATAAGGACATACTATTCAGCATCTATAATTTCATATCTCCAGAAAACTCATGGCCAGTTAACTATCACTTCTACTTATCTCAGATGGAAGCTAACCTAAACTATAAAGTAAAGAGTAGTGATATTTTTGACATCGTTAAACACTTTGAAGACCTTGGTGTAAATGAATATGAGCTAAACTTATTAGTTGAAAGTAAGGATATTAGGCGTGATTTATATACATTTGAAATGGATGTCATTGCAATTTATGACTCTGGTAGTATTGAGCACGCGAAATCAATGGTGAACAGCAACTTTTATCTGATCGGGAAGAGAGAACTATCAAAGAAGTTATCGAGGCTAAACTCAATAATTAATTACAGGATTGAGCTGCAAAGTGAGTCAAAGAAATATACACAAAATATATTGAGTATATCATCATGCATGCTACTACTAGTTTTAATGACATTTTTTATAGCTTTTTTTAATAAAACTAAAAAACTTATAAGTTTTAATATTAATTCTATAGAATTATGGAGTGATAAAATATCTAAAGGTCAATACAATTTAGCGTTAAATACAAAAGTGCTGAAAGAATTTGTCCCTTTAACCAATTCGATAAAAAGTTTGTCGAAAAATACGGCCACTTTAGTTCATAAACTGCAAGATATTGCAGAGCGGGACGAGTTAACTGGGATGCCAAACAGGCGTGCTGCGATAGACTTTTTAAAGCAAAAACAAAAAGAAGTTGCTCGCTATTATTCACTGTGCAGTATTATTCTTATAGATATCGATTATTTTAAGCGAATCAATGATACCTACGGGCATCCAGTGGGGGATGAAATTTTGATTAATGTGGGGCGCTTGATATCAAAATATTCACGCGATTCTGACTGCGCTGCTCGTCTGGGTGGGGAAGAGTTCATGGTTATCGCGCCACAAACCGATCTCAATTCTGCTTATATACTGGCTAATAAACTCAAAACAAAAATTGAAAGTTACATACATCATTGTGGCCAACATCAAATTAAAGTCACAATAAGTAGTGGGGTTTCAATACTCGTCGCTGCTGGTAGTGTTGAGCAGACCTACAAACAAGCTGATGATGCATTGTATCTCGCTAAAAAACTCGGTCGAAACAATGTTCAGGTTTATTCTTCTTCGAGCGATTCAGATAGCGTTGTTAGCGCCACTAATGAGGGGATTAAGGCTAGGGAATGA
- a CDS encoding LysR family transcriptional regulator has product MQVQDVDLRMLRIFVAIVECGGLSAAESRLNIGRSTISSHLSDLELRLGLKLCKRGRSGFEVTEAGRVTYQASLELLQQCEAFAATVATSKNELSGRVTIAIIDTLINDPRCHLAEVISALKNKSNNLQFDINVCEAREVETSVVNGRSLVGIGVSRHQLRGLDYHPLHNETNYLYCGKGHPLFDCDPAKTDTLLQQAEVITSNYTRDKETRNDELNYQNSAIAYHDEGIAHLILSGEFIGYLPEHYASSWVSKGLLKPILPEKYTYQIPVMLITLKNSSATPLANALIEEIKRCHTPEM; this is encoded by the coding sequence ATGCAGGTTCAAGATGTTGATTTACGTATGCTTAGAATATTCGTTGCTATCGTCGAGTGCGGAGGGTTATCTGCTGCTGAATCCCGTTTAAACATAGGTCGCTCAACGATTAGTTCTCATTTATCGGATTTGGAATTACGTCTTGGACTCAAGCTTTGTAAGCGAGGCAGGAGCGGCTTTGAGGTAACTGAAGCCGGGCGCGTAACCTATCAGGCGTCACTGGAGCTACTCCAGCAGTGTGAAGCCTTTGCAGCGACAGTAGCAACTTCCAAAAACGAACTCTCAGGCCGGGTGACGATCGCCATAATCGACACCTTAATTAACGACCCTCGCTGTCATTTAGCAGAGGTGATTTCTGCGTTAAAAAACAAGAGCAATAATTTACAATTCGACATTAACGTGTGTGAGGCTCGCGAAGTAGAAACATCAGTGGTAAATGGCCGCTCGCTGGTTGGTATAGGCGTCAGCCGTCACCAGTTAAGAGGACTCGATTACCACCCGCTGCACAATGAAACTAACTATTTATATTGTGGCAAAGGCCACCCGTTGTTCGACTGTGATCCAGCTAAAACTGACACGCTTCTGCAACAAGCTGAAGTGATCACCAGTAACTATACGCGAGATAAAGAGACGCGTAACGATGAACTGAACTACCAGAACAGTGCCATCGCTTATCACGATGAGGGTATTGCTCATTTGATTTTATCGGGTGAGTTTATCGGCTATCTGCCCGAGCACTACGCCAGCAGTTGGGTTAGTAAAGGGCTGCTTAAACCTATCCTGCCCGAAAAATATACGTATCAGATTCCGGTGATGCTAATCACCTTAAAGAACAGCTCAGCGACACCATTGGCTAACGCACTGATTGAAGAGATTAAACGCTGCCATACTCCCGAAATGTAA